The following proteins are encoded in a genomic region of Gimesia algae:
- a CDS encoding ABC transporter permease, with amino-acid sequence MTTVIEIDQLSRAFGSLKAVDQVSFTVQRGAIFGLLGPNGSGKSTIIRMLCGVLEPTAGSAQVLGYDIVHDAELIKRHIGYMSQSFSLYADLSVRENIEFYGRIYGLSPEKLDQRFQEIIELTSLQDRLDQLAGNLSGGWKQRLALGCALIHEPEVVFLDEPTAGIDPVARRDLWDLLFQLAGQGVTLFVTTHYMDEAERCSDVGYIYNSRLIVCGKPDELKQLPTVTPEGTARWEIETVNPATYLTTFRTMQGVRDATLFGQTIHVLADQSLSEHDFVRQVSGESAAVQVRHITPSLEDVFVTLSRAEELNHQDASFPTTVTPSQQPLEREPPDQMEEELPREQKQSVRRPASAQMNPGILAGFWAILIKEFSHVRREPSTLLFVFAVPVLQTLIFGFAIDTQIENIPTVIFNLDGRASSRELQDGFANTRTFRIVEHVYNHEDFRNAFESGRAKVGVTIPPDYSDRLLKGEQVSVQVLIDGSDSQVATTALNASNLLGFNLSTSMTRSFAENLNVVPARDADGQPALPVEIRPRLLYNPDLDSSHFFVPGLVGIILQLVTLFLTSFAIVRERELGTLEQLFVTPVSKSGLLLGKLAPYALIGFVETLIVLTLMVFFFGVPIHGNLWELMLLSLLFLICGLGLGMLVSTIARTQLQAIQFAFLIMLPSVLLSGFMFPRSQMPLPIYLVTFIIPVTYYLEILRGIVLRGADLTDLLPYVLGLSLCCIAIIGISLKRFQKQLS; translated from the coding sequence ATGACCACAGTCATAGAGATAGATCAGCTTTCGCGAGCATTCGGCTCTTTAAAGGCCGTTGATCAGGTCAGCTTTACAGTTCAGCGCGGAGCCATCTTCGGTTTACTGGGACCCAACGGCAGCGGGAAATCAACAATCATCCGTATGTTGTGTGGCGTGCTTGAGCCGACTGCTGGTTCCGCACAGGTACTGGGTTATGATATTGTACATGACGCAGAATTGATCAAACGACATATTGGTTACATGTCGCAGAGCTTCAGTCTGTACGCTGATTTGAGCGTACGGGAAAATATTGAATTTTATGGACGCATTTATGGACTCAGTCCTGAAAAACTGGATCAGCGCTTTCAGGAAATCATCGAGCTCACCTCGTTGCAGGATCGACTGGATCAGCTGGCCGGGAATCTGTCGGGAGGTTGGAAGCAGCGGCTGGCTCTGGGTTGCGCGCTGATTCACGAACCAGAAGTGGTGTTTCTGGATGAACCGACGGCCGGGATCGACCCGGTCGCCCGACGCGATCTCTGGGACCTGCTCTTCCAACTGGCCGGGCAGGGCGTGACCCTGTTTGTCACCACTCACTATATGGATGAAGCAGAACGCTGCAGTGACGTGGGTTATATTTATAACTCGCGTCTGATCGTCTGTGGTAAACCGGATGAGCTCAAACAATTACCAACCGTGACCCCGGAAGGGACCGCACGCTGGGAAATTGAAACAGTGAATCCCGCCACTTACCTGACTACTTTTCGAACCATGCAAGGCGTCCGGGATGCTACTCTGTTTGGACAGACAATTCATGTGCTCGCAGATCAGAGTCTCTCCGAACACGATTTTGTCAGGCAGGTTTCAGGTGAATCCGCAGCCGTACAGGTCAGGCACATCACACCTTCTCTGGAAGATGTGTTTGTAACCTTAAGCCGGGCAGAAGAACTGAATCATCAGGATGCCAGCTTCCCGACTACTGTGACTCCCAGTCAGCAACCGCTGGAGAGAGAACCTCCGGATCAAATGGAGGAAGAATTACCGCGTGAACAGAAACAATCTGTGAGGCGGCCAGCATCGGCACAGATGAATCCGGGGATCCTGGCCGGGTTCTGGGCGATCCTGATTAAAGAGTTCTCTCATGTCCGCCGCGAACCATCGACATTGCTGTTTGTATTTGCCGTTCCCGTTCTGCAGACCCTGATTTTCGGTTTTGCCATAGATACACAGATTGAAAATATCCCGACGGTAATTTTCAACCTGGATGGCCGCGCCAGTTCCCGTGAACTGCAGGATGGGTTTGCCAATACGCGCACGTTTCGAATTGTAGAACACGTATATAACCATGAAGATTTTCGCAATGCATTCGAGTCGGGACGCGCCAAGGTGGGCGTGACAATTCCTCCCGATTACTCAGACCGTCTCTTAAAAGGGGAGCAGGTATCGGTACAGGTGCTGATTGATGGCAGCGATTCCCAGGTGGCGACAACAGCCCTGAACGCCTCGAATCTGCTGGGATTCAATCTCTCCACCAGCATGACCAGAAGCTTTGCAGAAAATCTGAACGTCGTACCTGCCCGCGATGCCGACGGCCAGCCGGCGCTGCCTGTCGAAATCAGACCACGGTTGCTCTACAACCCGGATCTGGACAGCTCGCATTTCTTTGTTCCCGGCCTGGTGGGAATTATCTTGCAGCTGGTGACTCTGTTTCTGACCTCGTTCGCAATTGTCCGGGAACGGGAGTTGGGAACTCTCGAGCAACTATTTGTAACTCCCGTCAGTAAATCCGGTCTGCTGTTGGGAAAGCTGGCACCTTATGCCCTGATCGGATTCGTTGAAACGCTAATCGTGCTCACTCTGATGGTTTTTTTCTTTGGTGTCCCCATACATGGGAATCTCTGGGAACTAATGCTGTTATCGCTACTGTTCCTGATTTGTGGTCTGGGGCTGGGCATGCTGGTCTCCACGATTGCCCGAACTCAACTGCAAGCCATCCAGTTTGCATTTCTAATTATGCTTCCTTCTGTGCTGCTGTCGGGATTCATGTTCCCTCGATCTCAGATGCCACTCCCTATTTATCTGGTGACATTTATAATTCCGGTGACATACTACTTGGAGATTCTCAGAGGAATCGTGCTGCGTGGTGCGGACCTGACTGACCTGCTGCCTTATGTACTGGGGCTCAGCCTCTGCTGCATCGCCATCATCGGCATCAGTTTAAAGAGATTCCAAAAGCAGCTCTCATAA
- a CDS encoding HlyD family secretion protein: MKKIAGLIVVGAALIVALVFSQKRHIPLRVSGFIEADDIRPGSRVGGRVKQVLIEEGQSVSQGDLLIELEPYDLLERRAEAIAGLAEVKAQHEELVAGFRSEEIDEAEAKVDQLKARLTLLINGPRQQEIDSAIAELHLADSEYRLAKSKQMRVETLFGQKSASADELDTANTEMQVSASKKEVKQKNLDLLNEGTRKEEIDEARALLKQAEAALQLLKNGSRKEDIEQAAASVRKAEAFLSTIEDQIKELKIIAPLDGTIEAVTLQPGDLVGSNVPVVSILDWNQLWVRCYVPENHLDIKVDQKVDVTIDSYPDKTFQGRVSFVSRQAEFVPRNVQTPEERSKQVFRIKVRIKDKDKLLRPGMAADVWLHGKE, translated from the coding sequence TTGAAGAAAATAGCAGGATTGATTGTTGTCGGTGCAGCTTTGATTGTGGCACTGGTGTTCAGCCAGAAACGTCATATCCCGCTTCGAGTATCTGGTTTCATTGAAGCCGACGATATCAGGCCCGGGTCGCGTGTCGGCGGACGTGTGAAACAGGTGTTGATTGAAGAAGGGCAATCCGTTTCTCAAGGCGACCTGCTGATCGAACTTGAGCCCTACGATTTACTGGAACGACGTGCCGAGGCAATCGCGGGGCTGGCTGAAGTCAAAGCGCAACACGAAGAACTGGTGGCCGGCTTCCGCTCCGAAGAAATCGACGAAGCCGAAGCCAAAGTCGATCAGTTGAAGGCCCGCCTGACACTGCTGATCAATGGACCCCGGCAGCAGGAAATCGACTCAGCCATCGCAGAACTGCATCTGGCAGATTCGGAATATCGACTCGCAAAATCCAAACAGATGCGGGTGGAAACTCTGTTTGGACAGAAATCGGCATCAGCGGATGAGCTGGATACCGCTAATACAGAAATGCAGGTTTCTGCATCAAAAAAAGAAGTCAAGCAGAAAAATCTGGATCTACTGAACGAAGGGACCCGCAAGGAAGAAATTGATGAGGCCAGAGCACTGCTGAAGCAGGCGGAAGCAGCGTTGCAGCTGTTGAAAAACGGAAGTCGCAAAGAAGACATTGAACAGGCGGCCGCCAGTGTCAGAAAAGCGGAAGCGTTCCTGTCGACCATCGAAGATCAGATCAAAGAATTGAAAATTATTGCTCCACTCGATGGAACGATCGAAGCAGTCACTCTGCAGCCCGGTGATCTGGTGGGTAGCAATGTGCCCGTTGTTTCCATCCTGGACTGGAATCAGCTCTGGGTCCGCTGTTATGTGCCGGAAAATCATCTGGACATCAAAGTCGATCAAAAAGTCGATGTCACCATCGACAGCTATCCCGATAAAACGTTCCAAGGTCGCGTCAGCTTTGTGTCCCGCCAGGCTGAGTTTGTGCCCCGCAATGTACAGACTCCGGAAGAACGTTCCAAGCAGGTGTTTCGCATCAAAGTCCGAATCAAAGATAAAGACAAACTGCTCCGTCCCGGGATGGCTGCCGACGTCTGGCTCCATGGGAAGGAATAG
- a CDS encoding type II secretion system protein, which produces MRRGFTLIELMVAIATIAVLIALLLPEIQKAQDASLKSSQKDGPYWVYREYEYAGGPVISEISGTYKHSLQEILDMYAINLKKQQKQNEQELEQIAQLEEAGSNITVAIALKSAETEETNTRRDPVGHTRHTDFKNQKLSRETKIANTKRALKNFKFDLTQDTASLVARRNLVDAIEQLQNDLKRLESQD; this is translated from the coding sequence ATGAGAAGAGGATTCACACTAATCGAACTAATGGTAGCGATTGCAACGATCGCTGTACTGATTGCATTACTCTTACCCGAAATCCAGAAGGCCCAGGATGCCTCACTGAAATCAAGTCAGAAAGATGGCCCCTACTGGGTGTACCGTGAATACGAATACGCGGGTGGCCCTGTGATTTCAGAAATTTCCGGAACATATAAGCATTCGCTTCAGGAAATCCTGGACATGTATGCGATCAATCTGAAAAAACAGCAGAAACAGAATGAGCAGGAACTGGAGCAGATTGCTCAGTTGGAAGAGGCGGGATCCAATATCACTGTCGCTATCGCCCTGAAATCTGCCGAAACAGAAGAAACAAATACGCGTCGCGACCCCGTTGGGCACACCCGTCATACCGATTTTAAAAATCAGAAACTCTCCAGGGAAACAAAGATTGCGAATACCAAACGGGCATTGAAAAACTTTAAATTTGACCTGACCCAGGATACTGCTTCTCTGGTCGCACGACGAAATCTGGTTGATGCAATCGAACAGCTACAGAACGATTTAAAACGACTGGAATCACAAGACTGA
- a CDS encoding OmpA/MotB family protein, which yields MPILVRVCLLTAVSLFTISQSACQRGPNAQLRQSMYRSQQLYDQSMELAMQRDQFQQSANALQHERDQLAMRAQSLESNLNIANKRLDNLNSERSEMQQRYVSLMKKAKGQPSPLDGEATRRFQELADKYPDFEFDPNTGVSKFHSDILFSSGSDNLKPAAQEILNQFAAIMNDGNAKRLNVLVVGHTDDKPISKASTQRQHRTNWHLSTNRANSVVLTLSKFGVNQARMGAAGYSMFQPVVPNQNDSARQKNRRVEIFVLAPDAVVAGWDPNPTLLH from the coding sequence ATGCCCATCCTTGTACGGGTATGCCTGCTTACCGCAGTTAGTTTGTTTACGATTTCACAGTCAGCCTGTCAGCGTGGACCGAACGCCCAGTTGCGTCAGAGTATGTACCGCTCCCAGCAACTGTATGACCAGAGTATGGAACTGGCCATGCAGCGAGATCAGTTTCAGCAGTCCGCGAATGCGTTGCAGCACGAACGGGATCAGCTGGCCATGCGTGCTCAATCGCTGGAATCCAATCTGAACATCGCCAACAAGCGGCTCGATAATCTGAACTCCGAGCGTTCGGAAATGCAACAGCGATATGTCAGCCTGATGAAAAAAGCCAAAGGCCAACCCAGCCCCCTGGATGGCGAAGCCACCCGTCGTTTTCAGGAACTGGCTGATAAATATCCCGATTTCGAATTCGATCCAAATACAGGCGTCAGCAAATTTCACTCAGACATTCTGTTTTCCTCCGGCAGTGATAACCTGAAGCCTGCCGCTCAGGAAATCCTGAACCAGTTTGCCGCGATTATGAATGACGGAAATGCCAAGCGATTGAATGTTCTGGTTGTGGGACACACAGACGATAAACCGATCTCGAAAGCCAGCACACAGCGTCAGCACCGTACCAACTGGCATCTATCAACGAACCGGGCGAACTCCGTTGTACTCACCCTCTCTAAATTCGGTGTAAATCAGGCTCGCATGGGAGCAGCCGGCTACAGCATGTTCCAGCCGGTTGTGCCTAATCAGAACGATTCGGCTCGACAGAAAAACCGTCGTGTGGAAATTTTTGTTCTCGCACCTGATGCCGTTGTCGCCGGCTGGGATCCGAATCCCACGCTGTTGCATTAG
- a CDS encoding MarC family protein produces MEWDDILRDFVYLWAVIDPIGSIPVFIAVTAGTSRMVQRKIAYQAIITAGLVLLLFIVGGQIMLDLLEIPLAAFQIAGGLVLFLFALTMIFGESKPEVEIEESSHINAHQNKAVFPLAIPSIASPGAMMAVVLITDNHRFHIGQQLISTLTMVSVLLITLGFLLLAGRIQKLIGDAGASVVSRIGGLILASVAVDSVLSGIKTYFEIGPNG; encoded by the coding sequence ATGGAATGGGACGATATTCTCAGAGATTTTGTGTATCTCTGGGCCGTCATTGATCCAATTGGTTCGATTCCGGTATTCATTGCAGTTACCGCCGGTACGAGCAGGATGGTGCAGCGGAAAATTGCGTATCAGGCAATCATCACAGCCGGCCTGGTGCTGCTGCTGTTCATCGTGGGTGGTCAGATCATGCTCGATCTGCTTGAGATTCCACTTGCCGCATTTCAGATTGCAGGGGGGCTTGTCCTGTTTTTGTTTGCTTTAACCATGATTTTTGGTGAAAGCAAACCGGAAGTGGAGATTGAAGAATCGTCGCACATCAATGCCCATCAGAATAAAGCCGTTTTCCCTCTGGCGATTCCTTCGATCGCTTCTCCCGGTGCGATGATGGCTGTGGTGCTGATTACTGATAACCATCGTTTTCACATCGGACAACAGTTGATCTCCACACTGACAATGGTGTCTGTCCTCCTCATCACGCTCGGGTTCCTGTTGCTGGCGGGGCGAATTCAGAAACTGATCGGAGATGCAGGAGCGAGTGTGGTCAGCCGGATTGGAGGGCTGATTCTGGCTTCGGTAGCCGTCGACAGTGTGTTGAGTGGGATCAAAACCTATTTCGAGATCGGACCAAACGGTTGA
- a CDS encoding sulfatase codes for MPRTLVVALLFCWHLSMLTQTNAENQRLNIVLFFIDDLGWRDVGFMGSDFFETPHIDRLAGESMKFTAAYSAAPNCAPSRACLMSGLYTPRHGVYTVGDPARGKSRFRKLIPAENNTVLDDRFTTIAERLSQAGYHCASVGKWHLGQSPLSQGFQVNIAGNPSGSPRGGYFSPYKNPQLSDGEQGEYLTDRLTTEACRFIKDNVKSPFFLYLTHYAVHTPLQAKQQDFAYFKSKPAGQLPQHATYAAMIRSMDQSIGRVLQTLREQQLDQNTIIVFTSDNGGYGPATSMRPLRGSKGMLYEGGIRVPLLIKWPGVTQSGSASDEPVINVDLYPTFLEMTNIPVLESELLDGESLVPLLKDPQTRLESRSLFWHFPAYLQKYQGMQQRFRTTPVSVIRQGDWKLLEFFEDGHQELYNTRLDIGESKELSDSHPDKVQELSQALHRWQKHLQAAIPTELNPKYKPED; via the coding sequence ATGCCTCGTACTCTGGTGGTCGCGCTGTTGTTCTGCTGGCATCTTTCGATGCTGACACAAACCAATGCCGAGAATCAAAGGCTTAATATTGTCCTGTTTTTTATTGACGATCTAGGCTGGCGTGATGTGGGCTTCATGGGCAGCGATTTCTTCGAGACGCCTCACATTGATCGACTGGCGGGCGAATCAATGAAGTTCACCGCCGCGTATTCAGCAGCGCCCAACTGTGCTCCCAGTCGTGCCTGTCTGATGTCAGGTCTCTATACGCCGCGGCATGGTGTCTATACGGTGGGAGACCCTGCCCGTGGCAAGAGCCGATTTCGAAAGCTGATTCCTGCTGAGAATAATACTGTGTTAGATGATCGGTTTACGACGATTGCCGAACGACTTTCGCAGGCAGGTTACCATTGTGCCAGTGTGGGGAAATGGCATCTCGGACAGTCCCCGCTTTCGCAGGGCTTTCAGGTGAATATCGCCGGGAATCCCTCGGGTAGCCCGCGGGGCGGTTATTTCAGTCCGTATAAAAACCCACAGTTGAGCGATGGAGAGCAGGGGGAATACCTGACAGATCGCCTGACCACGGAAGCCTGCCGATTCATTAAAGACAATGTGAAGTCTCCGTTTTTTCTGTATCTGACACACTACGCAGTCCACACTCCTTTACAGGCTAAACAACAGGACTTTGCATATTTTAAATCGAAACCAGCCGGGCAACTGCCTCAGCATGCCACCTATGCAGCGATGATTCGCAGCATGGATCAGAGTATCGGTCGCGTTCTGCAAACTCTGCGGGAACAGCAGCTTGATCAGAACACGATCATTGTTTTTACGTCCGATAATGGCGGATACGGGCCAGCCACCAGCATGCGACCGTTACGCGGATCGAAGGGCATGTTGTATGAAGGGGGGATTCGCGTACCGCTGCTGATTAAGTGGCCCGGCGTGACACAGTCTGGGAGTGCGAGTGATGAACCTGTGATTAATGTCGATCTTTATCCGACCTTTCTGGAAATGACGAACATACCGGTTCTGGAAAGTGAGTTATTAGATGGCGAAAGTCTGGTGCCGCTGCTGAAAGATCCGCAAACTCGACTGGAATCAAGGAGTCTGTTCTGGCACTTCCCCGCCTATCTGCAAAAATACCAGGGCATGCAGCAGCGGTTTCGTACAACGCCCGTTTCTGTGATTCGTCAGGGAGACTGGAAGCTGCTGGAGTTTTTCGAAGACGGACATCAGGAACTCTATAATACGCGGCTCGATATTGGGGAATCAAAGGAGCTGTCTGACAGTCACCCCGATAAAGTACAGGAATTATCGCAGGCCCTTCATCGCTGGCAGAAACACCTTCAGGCAGCGATCCCTACTGAGTTGAATCCAAAGTACAAGCCGGAAGATTGA
- a CDS encoding Gfo/Idh/MocA family protein, giving the protein MKKIKVGQIGVGHPHAGGKMQAFRKSEDYEVVGVVEPDETLRTYAASTGIYKDLPFLTQEQLLNIDGLQAVAVETLVPDLLPTAETCIAAGKHIHLDKPAGLSLPHFKRILDQAAQKHLLLQMGYMYRYNPGVVLLRDLLQKGWLGEPFEVHTVISKKMDAASRKNLESQPGGMMFELACHVIDLVVQILGRPDQVTPFAQHASDIDDTLQDNMLAVFSYPRALATVKSSCNEVQGFDRRHIVVCGSEGTFHLQPFGRPSARLTLSQAKGKYRKGQQEISFSGYTRYQDDVADMAKIIRREKDIDFSYQHDYDVQETVLKSASLPVT; this is encoded by the coding sequence GTGAAGAAAATCAAAGTAGGACAGATTGGGGTGGGGCATCCGCACGCGGGTGGAAAAATGCAGGCGTTTCGTAAATCGGAAGACTACGAAGTCGTCGGCGTGGTCGAACCCGATGAAACGCTGCGCACTTATGCTGCTTCAACAGGTATCTATAAAGACCTGCCATTCCTGACACAGGAACAGTTACTCAACATCGACGGACTGCAGGCAGTCGCCGTGGAGACACTGGTCCCGGATCTGTTGCCGACCGCGGAGACCTGTATAGCGGCTGGTAAACATATTCATCTGGATAAACCCGCGGGCTTATCTCTGCCTCACTTCAAACGCATTCTGGATCAGGCGGCTCAGAAGCATCTGCTGCTGCAGATGGGCTACATGTACCGTTATAATCCGGGCGTCGTTCTTCTGCGCGATCTATTGCAGAAAGGCTGGCTCGGAGAACCGTTTGAAGTGCACACCGTCATCAGTAAAAAAATGGATGCCGCCAGTCGCAAGAATCTGGAATCACAACCGGGAGGCATGATGTTTGAACTGGCCTGCCATGTGATTGATCTGGTCGTACAAATTCTTGGTCGTCCCGATCAGGTCACTCCGTTTGCACAGCATGCCTCTGACATTGATGACACTCTCCAGGATAATATGCTGGCGGTATTCAGTTACCCCCGGGCTCTGGCAACGGTAAAATCGAGTTGCAATGAAGTCCAGGGATTTGATCGACGACATATCGTCGTCTGTGGATCTGAAGGAACCTTCCATCTGCAACCGTTTGGCAGGCCGTCCGCGCGCCTGACGCTTTCCCAGGCGAAAGGGAAGTATCGTAAAGGGCAGCAGGAAATTTCGTTTTCAGGCTATACCCGCTATCAGGATGATGTCGCAGACATGGCGAAGATCATCCGCCGCGAAAAAGACATCGATTTTTCATATCAACATGACTACGACGTTCAGGAAACCGTCTTAAAGTCAGCCAGTCTACCCGTCACCTGA